The proteins below come from a single Bacteroidales bacterium genomic window:
- a CDS encoding rRNA pseudouridine synthase: protein MAYNKKNKENNRDNYKKSPGKNYKKDSDKPYKNKDFKKKDYKKKDYKKKDFGKKTDSISEEVPKDDAIRLNKYIANAGICSRREADKLISDGHVKVNNKIISEMGYKVNKTDSVKVKGKLIRSEKPVYVVLNKPKGFLTTVSDDRGRKTVLDFFKNKVEERIYPVGRLDKDSTGVLLLTNDGDLTKKLTHPKYNKKKIYHVFLDKDITKEDAEKLVSGTELDDGYMKFDVLAYPDPKSKKDVGVEIHSGKNRIIRRMFAHLGYEVIKLDRVYFAGLTKKDVKRGRWRYLSEREVTNLKRGTYK, encoded by the coding sequence ATGGCGTATAATAAAAAGAACAAGGAAAATAACCGAGACAACTATAAAAAGAGTCCGGGAAAGAACTATAAAAAAGATTCTGATAAGCCTTATAAGAATAAGGATTTTAAGAAAAAAGATTATAAGAAGAAAGACTATAAGAAGAAAGATTTCGGAAAGAAGACAGATTCTATTTCAGAAGAAGTTCCGAAGGATGATGCAATTCGTTTAAACAAATACATTGCAAATGCCGGAATATGCTCAAGGCGTGAAGCTGATAAGCTAATAAGTGACGGACATGTGAAAGTCAATAATAAGATTATATCAGAAATGGGTTATAAAGTAAATAAAACAGATTCGGTAAAAGTAAAAGGAAAGTTAATACGTTCTGAAAAGCCTGTTTATGTTGTGCTGAATAAACCTAAAGGTTTTCTTACAACGGTTTCTGATGACAGAGGAAGAAAAACAGTTTTGGATTTTTTTAAGAATAAAGTTGAAGAAAGAATATATCCCGTAGGCAGATTGGATAAAGATTCAACAGGTGTACTGTTGTTAACCAATGACGGTGATTTAACAAAGAAATTAACACACCCTAAATATAACAAAAAGAAGATATATCACGTTTTCTTGGATAAAGATATAACAAAAGAGGATGCTGAAAAATTAGTTTCAGGCACAGAACTTGATGATGGGTATATGAAGTTTGATGTTTTAGCATATCCTGACCCGAAAAGTAAAAAAGATGTCGGAGTTGAAATTCATTCAGGTAAAAACCGAATTATAAGAAGGATGTTTGCTCATTTGGGATATGAAGTTATTAAACTTGACAGAGTATATTTTGCCGGACTCACAAAGAAAGATGTTAAAAGAGGGAGATGGCGTTATTTGTCAGAAAGAGAAGTAACAAATTTAAAAAGAGGGACTTATAAATAA